Proteins from a genomic interval of Geodermatophilus obscurus DSM 43160:
- a CDS encoding DUF488 domain-containing protein, giving the protein MIRIVRVHEVDPGVPGARFLVDRLWPRGVARDALELDGWLRDAAPSDELRRWFGHDPARWAEFRRRYVAELDASPETWAPLRDAAAEGDLVLLYAARDREHNNAVVLRDHLEQAIGAPGR; this is encoded by the coding sequence GTGATCCGGATCGTCCGGGTACACGAGGTCGACCCCGGCGTCCCAGGGGCCCGCTTCCTCGTCGACCGGCTGTGGCCGCGCGGGGTCGCCCGGGACGCCCTGGAACTGGACGGCTGGCTCCGCGACGCCGCTCCCAGCGACGAGCTGCGCCGGTGGTTCGGCCACGACCCGGCCCGGTGGGCGGAGTTCCGCCGCCGGTACGTCGCCGAGCTCGACGCCTCCCCCGAGACCTGGGCGCCGCTGCGGGACGCAGCCGCCGAGGGTGACCTCGTCCTCCTCTACGCCGCCCGGGACCGCGAGCACAACAACGCCGTCGTCCTGCGCGACCACCTCGAGCAGGCGATCGGCGCCCCCGGACGGTGA
- a CDS encoding class II aldolase/adducin family protein: MRAPATRAEAVDQLVEVGRLAVERGLVLASGGNLSARLPGETEFVVTAAGTWLDRLTPADFSVVTLDGEVTAGAERPSSEWKLHQRTYRTRPDVNAVVHLHPQHAVLVDALGHRIRLITLDHACYVRSVGTVPYSPNGSDELADGAAEQARQHDCIVLSHHGCSALGPDLGMAFRRALNLEEAATATYRALLLGDTGCTFPPEALAGLRHDPS, translated from the coding sequence ATGAGGGCACCCGCGACACGTGCGGAGGCGGTCGACCAGCTCGTCGAGGTGGGCCGCCTGGCGGTGGAGCGCGGATTGGTGCTGGCCAGCGGCGGCAACCTCTCCGCTCGGCTGCCGGGGGAGACCGAGTTCGTGGTGACCGCGGCCGGCACGTGGCTCGACCGGCTGACGCCCGCGGACTTCAGCGTGGTGACCCTGGACGGCGAGGTCACCGCCGGTGCCGAGCGTCCGTCGAGCGAGTGGAAGCTGCACCAGCGCACGTACCGCACCCGCCCAGACGTGAACGCCGTCGTGCACCTGCACCCGCAGCACGCCGTCCTGGTCGACGCCCTCGGCCACCGGATCCGGCTGATCACCCTCGACCACGCCTGCTACGTCCGGTCGGTCGGCACGGTCCCGTACTCCCCGAACGGCTCCGACGAGCTCGCCGACGGGGCTGCCGAGCAGGCACGGCAGCACGACTGCATCGTCCTGTCCCACCACGGCTGCTCGGCGCTGGGGCCGGACCTCGGCATGGCCTTCCGACGGGCGCTGAACCTGGAAGAGGCGGCCACGGCCACCTATCGCGCACTGCTGCTCGGCGACACGGGCTGCACCTTCCCGCCGGAGGCCCTCGCCGGCCTCCGTCACGACCCGTCGTGA
- a CDS encoding s-methyl-5-thioribose-1-phosphate isomerase, which translates to MTVPVRVSAGSPPTIDPVHVPVPTLVGESVVVEPDAVRILDRRVFPLERTWVTCRSHEDVARAIEEMVTQSLGPLFAAAGGMTLAAREADRLRTARARREFLTGAGGRLVSTRPTNNGIRDVVAELLAVGTAAVDAGELPGAAVERAARAVAERHRAGHRRLGEHAATLIPDGATVLTHCWAESYLTETVAAVLRSGKRIDAVCTETRPYLQGARLTAESLAEMGVPTRLVTDGMPAHLMSRGDVTTFVTGADRVTMDGSVVNKIGTLQIAIAAHTFGVPYLALVQAPDRHAPDAAAVELEDRDGREVLQCLGRRTASGLVTGVYPAFDVTPARFVSVVVTDRGRFAPSDVASYFAA; encoded by the coding sequence GTGACTGTCCCCGTCCGCGTGTCGGCCGGCTCCCCGCCGACGATCGACCCCGTGCACGTCCCGGTTCCGACCCTGGTCGGGGAGAGCGTCGTCGTCGAGCCGGACGCCGTCCGGATCCTGGACCGCCGCGTCTTCCCCCTCGAGCGGACCTGGGTGACCTGCCGCAGCCACGAGGACGTGGCCCGGGCGATCGAGGAGATGGTCACCCAGAGCCTCGGCCCGCTGTTCGCGGCCGCCGGCGGGATGACGCTCGCCGCCCGGGAGGCCGACCGGCTCCGGACGGCACGCGCACGACGGGAGTTCCTGACCGGGGCCGGCGGCCGGCTGGTGTCCACCCGACCGACGAACAACGGCATCCGGGACGTCGTCGCCGAGCTGCTGGCGGTCGGGACGGCTGCGGTGGACGCCGGGGAGCTGCCGGGAGCCGCCGTCGAGCGAGCTGCCCGGGCGGTCGCGGAGCGGCACCGGGCCGGTCACCGGCGCCTCGGGGAGCACGCCGCCACGCTGATCCCGGACGGCGCGACGGTCCTCACGCACTGCTGGGCGGAGTCCTATCTCACCGAGACCGTCGCAGCGGTGCTGCGCTCGGGCAAGCGCATCGACGCCGTGTGCACAGAGACGCGGCCCTACCTGCAGGGCGCCCGCCTGACGGCGGAGAGCCTCGCGGAGATGGGCGTCCCCACGCGGCTGGTGACCGACGGCATGCCCGCACACCTCATGAGCCGGGGCGACGTCACCACCTTCGTGACCGGCGCCGACCGCGTCACCATGGACGGCTCCGTGGTGAACAAGATCGGAACCCTGCAGATCGCGATCGCCGCGCACACCTTCGGCGTGCCGTACCTGGCGCTCGTCCAGGCCCCGGACCGGCACGCGCCGGACGCGGCCGCCGTCGAGCTCGAGGACCGGGACGGGCGGGAGGTGCTGCAGTGCCTCGGCCGCCGGACGGCGTCCGGACTCGTCACCGGTGTCTACCCAGCCTTCGACGTGACCCCGGCGCGGTTCGTCAGCGTCGTGGTCACCGACCGGGGGCGGTTCGCGCCGTCCGACGTGGCGTCCTACTTCGCCGCATGA
- a CDS encoding Hsp20/alpha crystallin family protein, whose amino-acid sequence MTLPVRSPSRSAARWDPLRELDELYERVNTLWQSGLSGALDQWSPLADVEETDDAYTVEIDLPGVAREDVDIQLDDRRLTVSGDIEEKERTGILHRRTRRVGRFHYSVTLPGDVDADGVSAQLHDGVLTVRVPKSAQAKPRRIPISS is encoded by the coding sequence ATGACGCTCCCCGTCCGTTCCCCGTCCCGCTCCGCTGCGCGATGGGACCCCCTGCGTGAGCTCGACGAGCTCTACGAGCGGGTGAACACGCTGTGGCAGTCCGGGCTGAGCGGCGCCCTGGACCAGTGGTCCCCGCTGGCCGACGTCGAGGAGACCGATGACGCCTACACCGTCGAGATCGACCTCCCCGGCGTGGCGCGTGAGGACGTCGACATCCAGCTCGACGACCGCCGGCTGACCGTCTCCGGCGACATCGAGGAGAAGGAGCGCACGGGCATCCTGCACCGGCGCACCCGCAGGGTCGGCCGGTTCCACTACTCGGTGACCCTGCCGGGCGACGTCGACGCGGACGGCGTCAGCGCCCAGCTGCACGATGGCGTGCTGACGGTGCGGGTGCCGAAGTCCGCGCAGGCCAAGCCGCGGCGGATCCCCATCAGCAGCTGA